The nucleotide window AACGTGGTTGCTGTAACAGATGATGCTTACTTCGGACTGTTCTTCGAAGATTCCATTCATGAATCCCTGTTTGGCAAACTTGCCAACATTCATCCACGTGTGTTGACTGTAAAAGTGGATGGTGCAACCAAGGAAGAATTCGTATGGGGCTTCCGCGTTGGATTCATTACGTATGCCCATGAAGATGCAGCCGTTCTGCATGCATTGGAACAGAAGACACTCGGTATTATCCGGGCGACTATCTCCAGTGGCCCGCATCCTTCCCAGACTTTTGTATTGGATGCGCTCAAAGCACCGGAGTTTGAAGCACAGAAACAGGAGAAGTTCGAGATTATGAAAGGCCGTGCCAACAAGGTGAAGGCCATTCTCGATAGCGGCAAGTATGAAGATGCATGGGATTATTATCCCTTTAACTCCGGTTACTTCATGTGCCTGAAGCTGAAAGAAGTTGGCGCTGAAGAACTTCGAAGCCATTTGCTGCACCAATACGGCGTCGGTACAATCGCGCTGGGTGAATCGGATCTGCGAATCGCCTTCTCTTGTATTGAGGAATCCGGATTGGAAGATCTGTATGAAACCATCTATCGTGGAGTTCAGGATCTGCAGAAGACCTAGTTAACACAACGTAACGAAGTTACAACAATCTCAATAGATCAGGGGACACAGGATCATTTCTGTACCCTGCATGATATAAGAACCCTTTGTATACCGGCGACGTTTCATGTCTCCGGATATACAAAGGGTTCTTTTGTGTTTCATCTGCCCAAAAGCTTCAATTTCTGACTTTACCGGGCATCGGCCCAATCAGCCTACCCCCAAGGCACATAGTATACGATGTACGCAAGGGCGTGCCAAACAACCACTTGAAAGGGGAATGACCATGTCTGGAGTTGAAGATACAAGAGGCGGTTATGGATGCGGCGGTTACGGCGGAGGATTTACAAACACAGGTGCCATTCTCGTTCTGTTCATCTTGCTCGTGATTATCACTAAATCGTTCCTCTGTTAGTACCAATACACACACTTGCGCGAGAACCAAGTGATCTGACTGCATGATTCCATTACAGCACAAAGAAGGGTATACCGGGATACAGCCCGGCATACCCTTCTTTTGTTATATTTTGTACCGCTCATTGTTAAACCCAATCTAATAATCCGAGCTGGTCAAGTGTCCCATCGTTTACTCGTCCTCTTCTTCCTTCAACCACTTGTTCCCTTGCGAACGCCGCATGATTACAATGACCAGTAAGCCCAATACAAACGCCACTCCGGTGATGCTTAGTCCGCTCACTCCAGCAGCTAGCATAGGCAGCCACATGAGCAATGCAGCCAATGCGTGCAGATGGAATATGAATCCTAACACCTGAGAACGACGACTTTCTCCCGAGATCGGATAGATCATAATCCAGAACGATTCACTATGACTGCGACGCAGCGCACCAAGCTGTACACCTGCAAGCAACAGGAAGAACAGATACACACCTACACCAAAGTAGCTGCCTGCTGTCCACCAGGATAGTAACATGCCCAGCACAACTAGGCGTAACACGATTGAGAACACTTCGGTTCGAATAAACGTTTTGGTAATCAGATATCGGTAAGCTTTCCCCGCATTCCAGGGAAGACCGCTTCCCAATTTGCTAAGCCAGCGACGCGAACTTACTTTCTGTCCGGATGAAGGTACATCCACGAACCAGCCGAGCGTGCGCATAACCCTGCCAGCCTGCCCCTGCTCCACCTGAATCAGTCGTTCCCACGCTACCCGATGTTTCATCGGTACACGCAAGGCAACGATGTAGACGACAGCTAGCAGCAGCAGGAACCAGACGCTACGCTGCGGTGGCTGCCACAACCATGCGCCAACCGCCAGCACTGCCAGAGCCCATCGCAAGAGACGATATCCTCTTGCTGCCCCAACCTGAACCATTCTTAGCTCTTGCCACGCTCCGTAACTGGACAACCCTTTCCACAGCAGCAGGAATACGATGAACCAGCCAAATGGCCGTGCATCCAGATCTGCTCTGACGTAGAGGGGCCACAGTGTAACAAATACAAGCAGTAAGCCCAGACTTTTATAGATGATGCCCCGGGCAAAGCTGTTCTTCAAATATTCCTGCATCCGGTATTCCTGTGGTCGCAGGAACACGATATCTGCCGGAAGCAGATATGTACGATAACTGCTAAACAGCACTAGTGGTGCCAGCAGCAACAATGCAA belongs to Paenibacillus sp. FSL H8-0079 and includes:
- a CDS encoding ABC transporter permease, with the protein product MDLKLLWKQRRTGFWNGILPYLGYVIQSGVAMVFLFLVIAFSAWYTSFVQNIPAEFPIRWIALLLLAPLVLFSSYRTYLLPADIVFLRPQEYRMQEYLKNSFARGIIYKSLGLLLVFVTLWPLYVRADLDARPFGWFIVFLLLWKGLSSYGAWQELRMVQVGAARGYRLLRWALAVLAVGAWLWQPPQRSVWFLLLLAVVYIVALRVPMKHRVAWERLIQVEQGQAGRVMRTLGWFVDVPSSGQKVSSRRWLSKLGSGLPWNAGKAYRYLITKTFIRTEVFSIVLRLVVLGMLLSWWTAGSYFGVGVYLFFLLLAGVQLGALRRSHSESFWIMIYPISGESRRSQVLGFIFHLHALAALLMWLPMLAAGVSGLSITGVAFVLGLLVIVIMRRSQGNKWLKEEEDE